The Argentina anserina chromosome 3, drPotAnse1.1, whole genome shotgun sequence genome includes a region encoding these proteins:
- the LOC126787940 gene encoding exocyst complex component EXO84C encodes MESSEEEEDFPSLESITPQSKVDSLYQSHTEKGIRKLCCELLDLKEAVENLCGNMRTKYLAFLRISEEAVEMEHELVELRKHISSQGLLVQDLMTGVFRELEGWNQSNTDEILEFHELQDPLPIEEDDHKIFLDKIDVLLAEHKVEEALEVLDAEERNSPDLKNSADSSSTQGSIYRSDFLKRKAVLEDQLVEITKQPFISFVELQKALTGLMKLGKGPLAHQLLLKFYGSRLQKSIEALFPSCSVCPKTYPATLSKLVFTIISSATLKSGLIFGDNPVYTNRVVQWAEWEIEYFVRSVKDNAPSSETASALAAASICVQASLSYSSVLEKQGLKLSKLILVLLRPFIDEVLELNFRRARKFVLDLVVADECMSFSPRFAPPLSAFTTSSEGVLVDSGIRFMCIVEDILEQLTPMIILHFGGNILSRIGTLFDKYMDALIKALPESSDDDTLTELKEFVPFRAETDSEQLAILGVAFTIVDELLPNAVMILWKLQSENVEPKSGPAENVLSSPSTSTEFKEWKRHLQHSFDKLRDHFCRQYVLSFIYSREGKTRLDAQIYLSENGDDLHWDSDPLPSLPFQALFAKLQQLATVAGDVLLGKEKIQKILLARLTETVLMWLSDEQEFWSVFENDTCPLQPFGLQQLILDMHFTVEIARFAGYPSRHVHQIASAIIARAIRAFSAKGIEPQIALPEDEWFVETAKSSINKLLLGTEGSDMSEADQDHINLHGHIMESDDDEDDDSDSSLSSLESTESFASASMGELDSPRNSDD; translated from the exons ATGGAGAGCagcgaagaagaagaggacttCCCATCACTAGAGAGCATCACTCCCCAGTCCAAAGTCGACTCTCTTTACCAATCCCACACCGAAAAG GGAATTAGAAAGCTATGTTGCGAGCTGCTGGATTTAAAGGAGGCGGTGGAGAACTTGTGTGGAAATATGCGGACCAAATACCTGGCTTTTCTGAG AATATCTGAGGAGGCTGTTGAAATGGAGCATGAGTTGGTTGAGCTCCGAAAGCACATTTCATCTCAAGGGCTTCTTGTTCAGGATTTGATGACCGGTGTATTCCGTGAATTGGAAGGATGGAATCAATCTAATACTGATGAGATTTTAGAGTTTCATGAACTTCAGGATCCCTTACcaattgaagaagatgatcacaagatatTTCTGGACAAAATTGATGTTCTCTTAGCTGAACATAAAGTGGAAGAAGCATTAGAGGTTTTAGATGCTGAGGAGAGAAACTCTCCCGATCTGAAGAATTCAGCAGATTCTTCATCAACTCAAGGATCAATTTACAGATCGGATTTCTTAAAAAGGAAAGCAGTGCTTGAGGATCAGCTAGTAGAGATTACTAAACAACCTTTTATAAGTTTTGTTGAGCTGCAAAAGGCTTTAACTGGGTTAATGAAGCTTGGAAAAGGTCCTTTAGCACATCAATTACTGCTGAAATTTTATGGGTCCCGTCTTCAAAAAAGCATTGAGGCTCTCTTTCCGTCTTGCTCTGTGTGCCCGAAGACGTATCCAGCAACATTATCCAAGCTCGTATTTACTATAATTTCATCAGCAACCCTGAAATCTGGTTTAATTTTTGGTGATAATCCTGTGTATACAAATCGAGTCGTTCAGTGGGCAGAGTGGGAAATTGAATATTTTGTACGGTCAGTGAAAGATAATGCACCATCGTCTGAAACAGCTTCTGCTTTAGCCGCAGCTAGCATTTGTGTTCAGGCTAGTCTCAGCTACTCCTCAGTGCTGGAGAAGCAAGGTCTGAAATTGTCAAAATTAATTTTGGTGCTGTTGCGGCCTTTCATTGATGAAGTTTTAGAATTGAACTTTAGACGGGCTAGAAAATTTGTTCTTGACTTGGTGGTAGCTGATGAGTGCATGTCATTCTCACCTCGCTTCGCACCTCCATTGTCTGCATTTACAACATCATCAGAGGGCGTTCTTGTCGATAGCGGGATAAGATTTATGTGCATTGTTGAA GATATATTGGAACAGTTGACCCCTATGATCATTTTGCATTTCGGGGGAAACATATTGAGCAGGATTGGAACTCTTTTTGATAAATACATGGATGCCCTAATCAAAGCCCTGCCAGAATCATCTGATGATGACACTCTTACAGAACTCAAGGAGTTTGTACCCTTTAGAGCTGAAACAGATTCAGAACAGCTTGCTATTTTGGGAGTTGCATTTACCATTGTGGATGAATTACTACCGAATGCTGTAATGATCCTCTGGAAGCTGCAGAGTGAAAATGTGGAACCAAAAAGTGGACCTGCTGAGAATGTCTTGTCTAGTCCAAGCACTTCTACAGAGTTCAAGGAGTGGAAACGCCATCTTCAGCATTCGTTTGACAAGCTAAGAGACCATTTCTGCCGGCAATATGTCTTGAGTTTTATTTATTCaagagaaggaaaaacacGATTGGATGCACAGATATATCTAAGTGAGAACGGGGATGATTTGCATTGGGACTCTGACCCTTTGCCTTCGCTTCCATTTCAg GCACTATTTGCAAAGCTGCAGCAATTAGCAACTGTAGCAGGAGATGTATTACttggaaaagagaaaataCAGAAAATTTTACTTGCTAGGCTCACAGAAACTGTTCTAATGTGGTTGTCTGATGAACAAGAGTTTTGGAGTGTCTTTGAGAATGATACATGTCCGCTTCAGCCATTTGGGTTGCAGCAG CTTATTCTTGACATGCACTTCACTGTGGAAATTGCACGGTTTGCTGGTTACCCATCACGGCATGTCCACCAAATTGCATCAGCCATCATTGCTCGTGCTATTAGAGCCTTTTCTGCTAAAGGGATTGAACCACAAAT TGCACTTCCGGAGGATGAGTGGTTTGTTGAAACTGCAAAGTCATCAATAAACAAGCTACTTCTGGGAACCGAAGGGTCAGATATGTCTGAAGCTGACCAAGATCACATCAATCT